Genomic window (Zingiber officinale cultivar Zhangliang chromosome 2B, Zo_v1.1, whole genome shotgun sequence):
AATCAAGATATCTCACGCTTTGGATACTTACTAATGTAGCGAAGCTAAAGTAAAAGACAAATCACAATGATCAATATAAGGCGATAAGAATGAtattcttttctttgttttttatcaaaatagaaTGATATAATCTTAAGAAATGTCAATGTTTTCTCCTGTTACAATTTTTTTGGTAGAAAAGTTCTAGCAAGtagaaacaataaaataaataaatggtaGTAGAATGCTTAAAAGATAGAGCATAACTGAAACATGGAAAAAATAGAGCCTACGATGATAAGTATAGCTATTGCTTGAAATAGAGGAATCATTCCAAATACTGATCAAATCTATGCATCGTTAGTTTTGTTCTAACAGCGGTTTTAGTTTGTTCCTTGACAAAAAATGTTAGGTTAATCGGATCTTCGCTGAAAATGCTTTTGATGCCGTTATGCATTTTGCGGCTGTAGCTTATGTTGGTGAAAGCACACTTGAACCGCTTAGGTATGTTATTTATCCTTCTCATAATGTGTAACATGACTTGGGTTTTGAAACCTGTGGGAAAGTATGAAACTGTTTATACAACTAATGAATTTGCTCGTAGGGATGTATTCATTTTTCACAATGATCCTTGACTAAAGAAATCATGAGCATTTATATTTGCACTATTCGAGAAAAAAATTCATTCTTAGaaaacattttctttttcaattatgCTGAGATATGGTGGCTCTAACCACAGAGTTTTACTATCTCACTCTTACTTTGTTTATATGATTTAACATTTCCAAAATAGGTACTATCATAATATCACTGCAAATACTTTGGTGATTCTTGAAGCTATGGCAGCACATGGCGTTAAAACTCTTATTTACTCGAGTACTTGTGCTACTTATGGAGAACCCGAGAAGATGCCAATTACAGAGCTAACTCCTCAGGTCAGGAAAAGAGTTAACATATGATATAATTGAAATCCAGATTTAAGCTGGCTGATGGACATTGTCTTTTTTCGCTTGATAAATTACGATGATCTGTTGATTTTGTATTGACAATTCATACGATACCTGCAGAATCCTATCAACCCATATGGGAAGGCTAAGAAAATGGCAGAGGACATTATCCtagatttttcaaagaaatcggacATGGCAGTCATGATATTGAGGTCTGTTAATGATTATAACAATTTGCACTGTGAAAACATCTGTGAGCTTGAGATTAACTTGTTTCTTCACATCGACAGATATTTCAATGTCATTGGATCTGATCCAGAAGGAAGATTAGGTGAAGCCCCTAGACCTGAACTAAGGGAACATGGACGGATTTCTGGTGCTTGCTTTGATGCAGCTTTAGGCATCATACCCGGATTAAAGGTATTTTCAGTTAACTTAATATCGTTATATGCATATATAATTTGTCACCCATTGAAGGAAAGCTCACTTTTAGACCCGGTGTTTGGGAAATCTTATACAAATACAATCAACTTGTGAGCTTTTTTATAGGTTAAAGGAACAGACTACACAACCAGTGATGGAACTTGTATCAGAGACTATATTGATGTTACTGATCTCGTCGATGCTCATGTAAAAGCTCTTGACAAGGCGATGCCTAACAAAGTTGGCATATACAATGTTGGTACCGGAAAAGGTTGCTctctcttcctccctctcttcgtGAACTCCCGCACAACGGATAGCTAAGTGTTCTCAATTACTTGCAGGTAGGTCTGTCAAAGAATTTGTTGAGGCCTGCAAAAAAGCCACCGGGGTGAACATCAAAGTTGATTACCTCGAGCGCAGGCCAGGTGACTATGCCGAAGTGTATAGTGATCCATCTAAAATCAATCGTGAGCTGAATTGGACGGCACACTACACCAAACTTGAGGAGAGCCTTTCAATTTCTTGGAGGTGGCAGAAATTGCATCCGAGCGGCTATAGTTCACAGTGATTGTCATTGACAAAAACCAGATTGCCGGCGATATTTGTCCAAGTGTTGGTTACAGTCATCACATAATTTGAATAGAAGAGCGGCAACTTTGGAGGTTTTGAGACATACAAGGCGTCTGCGGTAGGAAACTGAGATAATTTGTTGTTTCTTAACTTGGGGTTAGGTTGAATTCATCGAACAGAATTACAGAACTGTGTTGTTTTTTTCATCCCCATTGGTTGTTTTCTCATGTATCATTCATAATGTGATATAATATGATGATTATTCCTTTTGCCTATTCTTTTCCATCTTTTAACTCTCCTCGATTGATGTTTGTTGTAGCAAGGAAAATGACAATGAGAGAATAATAATCTCTAAGTTTGGTTTTGCCAAGGGAATTAACTAAGATCGATTGTGTTAAGTTTGTTCATTTTCTACTGTTCTTAtgatttatgtaatttttttattGCCTATTTTagctattattattttaatctaactCAACTTAGCAAAAGGTGACTGCGCTCGCTCCAGCGCCTCCACCAATCCGTTCACGCGGAAAAAGTAAATTACGGATGACTAATCACTAGTCTTGAGGAAACTATTTTAATCTAACTTGGGAATTATAAGATCTGTTGTTTATGAGTTttaatttatgatatgacaatgaATAATGATAAAATTTGGGTGAGATTTCATATTCATCCTCATTTATTAAATCCATCTTTATATTTATCTTCACATCCATCGAGTATTTAATTTTCATCCCAATATCCGTTGGAGaacttaattattattattattattctctagtTCAATTAATAATGTGATTATGCTTTGCTAATACATgaagtttttattcatttattttattttttcacacactataaattacaaaatttattatattattatattttaaaataaaatttaaattgaaaattatctATAAATTATTCATGAGTTTTATTTATGAACTTTAATATTCAAATATCGTTAAGCTTGTTTTTTAATATGTAGATAAACTCTTATGGAATTACACATTTGAATTTAtacctaaaattttaaattattttaactttattctATAATTTACATGACATATCTAACTTCCGTAATCATATTCTTCTTAATTGAAAATTATTTGGAATACT
Coding sequences:
- the LOC122045461 gene encoding probable UDP-arabinose 4-epimerase 2, producing MKETSPMLPSNRNRNQPRAVRPWPLAGMDYPDTRRKPHIIGKLIMAVILTAFCILILKQSPGFMATSVFSQHEPGVTHVLVTGGAGYIGSHAALRLLKDSYRVTIVDNLSRGNLGAIKVLQQLFPEPGKLQFIYADLGDARAVNRIFAENAFDAVMHFAAVAYVGESTLEPLRYYHNITANTLVILEAMAAHGVKTLIYSSTCATYGEPEKMPITELTPQNPINPYGKAKKMAEDIILDFSKKSDMAVMILRYFNVIGSDPEGRLGEAPRPELREHGRISGACFDAALGIIPGLKVKGTDYTTSDGTCIRDYIDVTDLVDAHVKALDKAMPNKVGIYNVGTGKGRSVKEFVEACKKATGVNIKVDYLERRPGDYAEVYSDPSKINRELNWTAHYTKLEESLSISWRWQKLHPSGYSSQ